In Amia ocellicauda isolate fAmiCal2 chromosome 7, fAmiCal2.hap1, whole genome shotgun sequence, one genomic interval encodes:
- the gmip gene encoding GEM-interacting protein isoform X3 codes for MESVEQDTHCVPRTKETKRYSEIFREFDALELSIGANVVESLMDPETQSLAETVSSEAGDLDGLQSDEAYTLECHTDDSEKNDALSAQEADMALLHCEEGVEIALQYAKMWCRYAKDILGWMDKRFGLEQEFSKNIIKAAEAAKSSVTQQDLMPLQYIYTMALEHDVKCSISARQTADLLQTRCYQALYAKRNEIEKWRREFKEQWVREQKKMSDGVAALKKARQQYNQRFEDLEKARALSARAEEESGGGPGGGTSGSATKTLEKRRRSRDEAQAKVQEAESYYKHCITDAVSRQGELDRVKERIIIHTRKLICQGDTVLKETTINLFHYQRQQTEPVPLGYHNLEVTCRPSEPGETYLRYIFKRRKREQVRETFEFIAAGKNSFNRFLRSPPAGRRKTSNPPMGDSNPLPEETTSKRSSIGPDSTGRNSRCAKPGYSDTDSLGGSTESPPSSPAHIPRLPKASSTGTMSSEDLEDKDLGQLYEGDTGDPLGDSIGSLGSGCKIRSQSRASQMHRLRKMRNKMARCRQCENYILVNGIECEECSLTVHRKCLDMCQLECEQRKGNVFGVNFSLVPRGFPEEVPFVVRRCTAEIESRALGVQGVYRVSGSKPRIQKLCQAFETQPDEVDLSDHSPHDITSLLKHFFKELPEPVVIFDLYNDFINMGKEIQRLSEKEFTAETSGIVEDFVQSLRILLGRLPVSNYNTLRHVIAHLYRVSEQYEENKMSPGNLGIVFGPTLVRPLVSGDVSMVALLETSYQAMLVEFLITHYERLFGLDDLPRSSPVLTAAPEVESRESEEPPLEAAPISQERPCSLENLAMKRDSSEGYISDKSSSNEAVDQLSPEANDRAGLDSTMSETGLPREQAVDSEQAPGTQPRGHFSRMPVKYQRQATPMVKSRTAVLMGELGIQDRERGSPPCRARPGSADSSRSSSPDPGTLRGARRRLEITPETARLLSKAGQTSEGGLISSLSSPNLLQSMNHPQEMGSANGLSNQRTRPGSGIQEAVPPSEQVEELAKLNSNQSNNNGVGRARLLDRGTLSFKRPPGEQRTAQKILSGLKLRRSDSERGSQVHFV; via the exons CCCAGGAAGCTGACATGGCCCTTCTGCACTGTGAGGAAGGCGTGGAGATTGCCCTGCAGTATGCCAAGATGTGGTGCAGATATGCCAAGGATATCTTGGGCTGGATGGACAAAAGATTTGGTCTGG AGCAAGAATTCTCCAAGAACATCATTAAAGCGGCGGAGGCAGCCAAGAGCTCTGTTACACAGCAG GATCTGATGCCCCTGCAGTACATCTACACCATGGCTCTGGAGCATGATGTCAAATGCAGCATTTcagccagacagacagcagacCTACTGCAAACCCGCTGCTATCAG gcCCTGTATGCCAAGAGGAACGAGATCGAGAAATGGCGACGGGAGTTTAAGGAGCAGTGGGTCCGCGAGCAGAAGAAGATG AGTGACGGGGTGGCTGCTCTGAAGAAAGCCCGCCAGCAATACAACCAACGCTTTGAGGATCTTGAGAAAGCTAGGGCCCTGAGCGCAAGGGCGGAGGAGGAGTCCGGAGGTGGACCTGGTGGTGGGACCAGTGGCAGCGCCACTAAAACCCTAGAGAAGAGGAGGCGGTCCAGAGATGAAGCCCAGGCCAAG GTCCAGGAGGCTGAGAGCTATTATAAGCACTGCATTACTGATGCCGTCAGTCGCCAGGGTGAACTGGACAGAGTCAAGGAGAGGATCATCATCCACACCCGCAAGCTCATCTGCCAGGGGGACACCGTGCTCAAAGAG ACCACAATCAACCTCTTCCACTACCAGAGGCAGCAGACCGAGCCCGTGCCGTTGGGCTACCACAATCTGGAAGTCACTTGTCGGCCCAGTGAGCCTGGAGAGACCTACCTCCGATACATCTTCAAGAGGCGCAAGAGGGAGCAAGTCCGAGAGACCTTTGAGTTCATCGCAGCAGGAAAGAA CTCATTTAACCGTTTCCTCAGGTCTCCCCCTGCTGGCAGAAGGAAGACCAGCAACCCCCCAATGGGAGACTCCAACCCTCTGCCTGAGGAGACCACTTCCAAACGCTCATCCATTGGCCCTGATAGCA ctGGCCGGAATTCAAGATGTGCGAAGCCTGGCTACAGTGACACTGACAGCTTGGGAGGAAGCACGGAGTCTCCACCCTCCAGCCCGG CTCACATCCCCAGGCTTCCGAAAGCATCCTCCACTGGGACGATGTCTTCAGAAGACCTGGAAGATAAGGACTTGGGGCAACTGTATGAAGGAG ACACAGGGGACCCATTGGGGGACAGCATAGGGAGTCTGGGGAGCGGCTGTAAAATCCGATCGCAGTCCAGAGCTTCGCAGATGCATCGCCTACGCAAGATGAGGAACAAGATGGCCAGGTGCCGACAGTGCGAGAACTACATTCTGGTCAATGGGATCGAGTGTGAAGAG TGTAGTCTGACTGTCCACAGGAAGTGCCTGGACATGTGCCAGCTGGAGTGTGAACAGAGGAAGGGCAACGTCTTTGGTGTGAATTTCTCCCTGGTGCCCAGGGGCTTCCCAGAGGAGGTGCCCTTTGTGGTGCGCCGATGCACTGCGGAGATCGAGAGCCGGGCCCTGGGGGTACAG GGAGTGTATCGCGTAAGCGGCTCCAAGCCCCGGATTCAGAAACTGTGCCAGGCCTTTGAGACCCAGCCAGATGAGGTCGACCTATCGGATCACTCGCCTCATGACATCACCTCGCTGCTCAAGCACTTCTTCAAAGAG cttCCAGAGCCAGTGGTGATCTTTGACCTCTACAATGATTTCATAAACATGGGGAAGGAAATCCAGAGGTTGAGTGAAAAGGAGTTCACAGCAGAGACTTCTGGGATAGTAGAAGATTTCGTGCAGAGTCTCCGGATTCTACTGGGAAGACTTCCTGTGTCCAATTATAACACCCTGCGCCATGTTATAGCACATCTTTATAG GGTCTCGGAGCAATACGAGGAGAATAAGATGTCGCCTGGCAACTTGGGCATTGTCTTTGGACCCACCCTGGTGCGCCCCCTGGTGTCGGGGGATGTGTCCATGGTGGCCCTGCTGGAGACCAGTTATCAGGCAATGTTGGTGGAGTTCCTGATCACCCACTACGAGCGTCTTTTTGGACTGGATGACCTGCCCCGCTCCTCCCCAGTCTTGACGGCAGCCCCAGAGGTCGAGAGCAGGGAGAGCGAGGAGCCCCCCCTGGAAGCAGCTCCCATCAGCCAAGAGCGCCCCTGCTCCTTGGAG AACCTCGCAATGAAGAGAGACTCGAGCGAGGGCTATATATCCGACAAGTCATCTTCCAATGAGGCAGTGGATCAGCTCAGCCCAGAGGCCAATGATCGAGCAG gccTCGACTCAACTATGAGTGAGACTGGGCTTCCCAGGGAGCAGGCTGTAGACTCTGAGCAGGCCCCAGGCACCCAGCCTAGGGGCCACTTCAGCCGGATGCCAGTGAAATACCAAAGGCAGGCCACCCCCATGGTCAAGTCCCGAACTGCAGTGCTGATGGGGGAGCTGGGCATCCAGGACAGGGAGAGGGGATCCCCTCCTTGCCGAGCCAGACCAGGCAGCGCAGACAGCAGCCGCAGCTCCTCCCCAGACCCTGGGACACTACGTGGGGCCCGGCGACGTCTCGAAATCACCCCGGAGACCGCCAGGCTGCTGAGCAAAGCTGGCCAAACATCTGAGGGGGGGCTCATCTCCAGCTTGTCCAGTCCCAACCTCCTGCAGAGCATGAACCACCCCCAGGAGATGGGCTCAGCAAACGGCTTGTCCAATCAGAGGACCCGGCCCGGGTCGGGCATCCAAGAGGCAGTACCCCCTTCTGAGCAGGTGGAGGAATTGGCTAAACTCAACAGCAACCAATCCAATAATAACGGTGTGGGCAGAGCCAGACTCCTGGACAGAGGAACCCTGTCCTTTAAAAGGCCGCCTGGGGAGCAGCGCACTGCTCAGAAGATCCTGTCGGGATTGAAACTGAGACGCAGCGACTCCgagagaggcagccaggttCATTTTGTGTGA